TAAGGGCAATACTCCGAGCCACGTCATTAAAGCCCTTGTAGTCTAATTGCCTGATGTTCAGTAGGGCACCATCCGAGTTGTATTTAGCCACAAACATATCGGCGTTAACATCATCAGGGTCAGCGTTTCCATCAACCGCAGTTAACCGACCGCTATTGGTTCCGTTGGGGTCAAGATTAATGGTACCACTAAACCAGCCCGATACATAGACATTGCCTTGGCTGTCGGTGACTACTCGGGTAATTTCATCTTCGCGGTTTTCGCCTTCATTTTCAAATACCCACTGCTCGTCTAGCTCAATTTCTTGGGCATAGCCCACAAAAGATAATAAAGCAAGTGCCAGAAGAATGATATACGTTAGGTTAGGTGTCTTCTTCATCGTAGTTTTATTTAGTTGGCCAGAGATGCATCAGTTGGGAGAGCTGGCTCGGGGATAGTGCTATTATTGTCATCTTGGGGTCTGAGTATAAAGTACAAAGCAGCTCCCACTCCTACGGATGCACCAATGTAAAGCCCCAGCGGTGTTTTACGCTTAATACTAAATGTACCACTCTTTATTCCGGTCTGCACATTCGGCTTTTTTAAGAAAAGTTGATAGTCTTCCCCTCTTTCCGCTGTTTTGGGTACATTCCAGGTGTAAGAGCTATTCACCAAACCAGACTCCAAGGTGCTCACATATTGATTGTTCCGGTAGAGTTGCAGTGTCAGCGGATCCGGGCTGCTACCACTTAGGTTGATCGTATACGCTTTTCCTCGCTTATACGTGTCCTCTACCCTGGTAAAGGTCACCGCAGGCATTGCCCTTGCGACTTCTTCCGCTCGTTGTTGAGCCAAACGTTGCTCCTCTTGGAACTTCCGCAGTTGTTCAATTTTTATTTCGGTAGCATCATCCTGATACTCGGGGTCAAGTTCCCGACCCAGCGTCAAACTTTGTTCGTAGCGACTGATTGCCGAGTCGAGTTCTTCAATTTCTTCAAAGTACACACCCATTAAGCGAGCCGTAAGTGGTTCTTGGTTAATAGCAAAAGATGAATCGAGCAATACCTTCGCTTCGACTAGCTGGTCATTTTGTAGGAGTGTGTCGGCTCGGTTTGCGTAGATACGCCACTGGGGCAGCAGTTCTTCTAAAGCCGAAGGGTCGTCACTATCGGGATCACTTCCCTCGATATTAAACTTCACATAGCTAATAAGAGCCTGCCACTGATCGCCTTGGGGTAGCAACTGTATGGTTGCCCGGCGGGGCTGCGGCAGTTGGTCGCCGTACTGGCTCTCAAAGTCTAGAATAATGTAGTAGTTATCGCCGTCAAATTCTATATCATGAATAGTTCGTAAAGAATAATAGATATTTAACCGCTCCTGACTGTTGTTTCCCTGGTAAAAAGCATTGAAATCATTCAGATACGTGCGGATAGGACGCTCTTTCATGGTCGCGGGCGGAAGGTACTCCTCCTCGTAATCGTAAACGATGTAGGCAGAATCAACAAAAATCTGGCGATTGCCCGGAGTAACGAACTCACTAATCATTCTTTCGCGAAAGGCTTTGGAAATTCGGGGATTAATCAACTCCCGCATGGCCGAGGCATAATCCTGCAAGGTACGCTCGGCACTCGATTTCATCAGGTAGATATCGTCGTCAGATAAAGTATCAGTGGCTTGAGCCAGAGCAGAACCTGCTGTGAGGTAAAGCCCTACAACCATTAGCCCGATAAGTTTTATTATAGTCATGGTAGCATAAGTTAGGGTAGGTGTAAGACCTTCCTTCGGTATCTGTTCTTCTCATCCTCATTCACCGCAATGATAGAATTAATCAGCCAACCCGAATTGGTAGACTGCCGATGGAAGTCTTGCACTTGAAATATCCAGTTATTTATTTGTAGAAAATGATAAGTAATATGATCTACCTGTTTAAAGATAAGATCACGCTGGTAGAGCAAGTTCATAAAGGTGACCAGCGGACGATTGATATGCTTAGGTACTACGTAGCCCTCCAGATTGGCCGTATCTTTTAGCGCATCAACCAACGCCATAAAGTCAGTACCAAAACTAGCGGGGTTCAGAGTTTTGGAAGCATCGTAGGTTGAGTCTACTCCAAAGGCCAGATCATTGGTATCATTCGGTAAAAAATCACCCTGCACGCTATTAATAATCCAGCGGGATGCTTTTGTTTCTTTGTCTACCTGAAGGGATAAAGTCATGGTAAAATCCACCTTTTCTTTTTGGTACTCTCCGGTACAATCTAGCTCGGCAAACCAATCTTTATCATAAAAGTCCAGATAGGGGGGCGGAACCGAATCATTCACCTGGTTAAGAAACTGTACTACTTTTTCCTGATCCCAATCTTCCCGTTCCATGTTGAATAGACTACGGACTAAATCAAGGCGACTCACCTCATCCAGGTTGTATTCTTCCCGCAAGTACTGACGAATGGGAGTATAATCGGCATTGTTAAAGCGATCCATAAACTCATCGATCTGCTTCACCTGCCAAGCAAAGTTTTCCTGATACGGAAACATAATATCCTGGCCTACTGAGGGACACGAGAGCAAAAACAGCACCGCAAAAACATACAGGTATTTGGTGTTCATCACTTCTCCCGAGTTTGCTGAACGCCTATGTCGGACAAGAACACATCCCACTTCTGCTTTTTAACACCTTCGTCAAACACCTCATAGCGCGCCAGCACCACTTCTATATTTTTTTCAGTGACATCTTGGTACTGAATTTTATTATCTATGTAGCCGCGAAAAAGCTGCTGAGCGGCAATTACTCCGTAGTACTTACCATCTTGCCCGGGCCGTAACTGGCTCACCAGTTGAGCTCGCATCCAGACCAATTCTACTTTATCGTAGGGAAGCATTCTCAGCCGATCGAGGTACTCCGGCACTGTAAATTGCCGCTTTTCATCCCGGTTTACCGAAGACACTTCAATTTTTACTGAATCGTTAATGAATAGCTTCACTGCTGCTCTTATCGCGTACAGCTTATCTTCTTCGTCTTCTTTCTTATTAGAAATAATTCGTAGGTACTTCCCAAAATCATTGGCTTTCACCTCGGCCATCCGCTCAAAATGCGCCTTTTGTTCGGCTGACAGGTTAATTACATCACCAGCAGGAATAGTTGAGGTGGAAGCGGTTACTATTTCTTCAGGATTGAACGCTTCGGCCATTGAGTTTGATGATTCGCCGCTTGCCATTTCGCTAATTTGAGAGCTAACCTGGACTAGCCCCTGCGCCACCTTTTCGGGCGAATCGTACAGTTCGTGGCGACCGTCTTTATAAATTACCAGCAGTACGTCCTCAGTGGATAATTCGTTTGTCCCCTGATCGCCCTGATACTTTATATCGGCTCCCTCCACTTCAATAAACTGAGCCGCTACTACCTGTCCGGTCTTGGTAATAATTTTATGGTTGTTTTCGCTTGTTCCCGATACCCAATCCGTATCGCCTTCGCCCGGAAGTAGGTAGTCGCCATTTTCTTTAAAAATCAGCAATGCTTTGTCTTTCTTCAGAATATAGTCGGGGCCTTCTTGGTTTTCAGGATGCTTGTATCGGATTACCTGCTCGGTCACTTCAGTGATTACACAGGCAATTGGTTCATCATCAAGTTGATAGATTACGTCATCACTGGCCTGTCCGATAGCCGGAATAATCAATACCAGTAATAATGCGCTTAATAGGAAAAGTTTCTGCGTCATATCTCAATTATTAGGTTGGGTTACCATAAATTCTTGTTCAAACCCATTTTTAAACTCAATGCTTCGCACCCGGTCTACGTTGATATCTTCTTTCCGGCCACGACGCGCTACATTTTCAAAAGTGATGGCTTCTTCATCAATCTCGAGTATATTTCCTCCCAGATAATCTCCGTCTTGCAGATTGATTTTATCCATAAAGTTTACCCGGTGGTCGTTGTCATACCGAATGGCAACTACTTTCCGTAGAGGTAGCCGCTTCGCTTCGCGGGTATACACATTCTTATAGTACAGATACTTCTCATCATAACGCTCAATCAGGGCTAAGATAAGCTGGCCACCAATCAGAAAAACTTGGCTATGCTCCACGAAGTAGCGGGGGCCACGTTGGTACTCAATAAATTTGATAAAGGCGTTAGGAACACGCTGCGACTGAGCATTTTTTACACCCTGGGGAATATACACGATACTATCGATACCAACTTCCAGCACTTTGGCTGCTACCTCCGTATTATCCATAAAATGGATCACATCCTGGGCGTGGATGCGCGGCACCAGCAACACGGCTAGCCCCGAAAGGGCAGTTAGGTAAGGAAGTGTAGGTAACAACGATAATAGCTTAATACAATCACTATTTGACTTTATCCAACATCTAAGCTACTAAATTCTCAACTTAAGCACAAAGTTTATACGTAAATTACAATCATTAGTAGCCCAGGAGGCTAAAGTGTAACCGCTAAGGTACCTACTTCTGAAGAAAAAATTTGGATAGCGCGCAAGAAATACTCTACAAAGGGTCAATTGCGGGGTTAAAGAGCTGAAGAACTGGATGAAGAAAAAAATACATTACACCTATTCTATCATTCAATTCTTCAGCTCATCAGCTTCTTATAAACTACCAGCTACCGACGTACTCGCTATTGTCAGACTGGAGCCCTTGGTACTGCTGCAGCAAAGCTTCGTAGCGTTCGTAAGCATCCTGACCAGGGCGCTGATCGGCCTGCCCCAGCATGTAGTAGAGGTAAGATGTCTGGTCGGCCAACATAGGGGTCATGTAGCGACCTTCGGATGTGCTTACTTTTTCTAAAGCTTCGCGGATAGAGGTTAGTTCGCGCTGCATAGATTTTTTGGCGGAGCCAGTGTCCATCAATGAGTCTATTTCACCCTTTCGCATACTGAGGTCGTACTCTAACTTGCGGATATCCGATAGCAGGTCGCGCACCTTCAGCGAGAAATCTCGTTGAGCGGTTAAGTCTTCCGAGCTAATCGCCTCCAGTGACCGAGGGTCGGCTCGCACTTCGGCAGTTTGGGTATAAGTACTACCGTTGGCCACAAGTTTGATTTCGTAGGTTCCCGGAACAACCAATGGGCCACCGCTACCCCGTCGGCTAATTTCTTCGTGCCAGGGTCCGGCGTGACGCAGATCCCAGATAACCCGATGCCCCCCGCTACCATCGGGTAGTACCGTCTGGTAATCTAGCGAAGTATATTCCGTACTCATATCACGTTGATCGGCACCCCGAGGGTTATCAGCAGTTTCGCTTACCGGGTTGCTGCTAGAAAACTGACGAACCAATTGTTGCTCGGCATTCCGAATTTCAATCTGCACCTCTTCGGCATCACTGGCTAAGTAGTAGTCAATAACTAGCCCGGCAGTAGGGTACATGGGGGTAGCGGAAGAATCTGTAGCGTTGTAGTGCATTCGGTAGGCCGCGTTGGTTGGGAACAGCACGACCTCTTGGCTGGCAACTTCGGACGTTAGTGCTCGAACCGGAGCCAGGTTATCCAAAATCCAGAACCCACGACCCATGGTAGACAATACCAAATCGTTGTCATGCACCTTCATATCGGTAATCGGGGTCACCGGAAGGTTCTGCTGAAAGGGTTGCCACTGCTGCCCATCGTTGAAAGAAACGTACACTCCATTGTCAGTACCCGCGTACAGCAAGCCTGCCCGCTCGGGGTCTTCCCGAATAACGCGGGTAGGAACATCCGCCGGAATACCATTGGAGCCATCCGTAAGCAGGGTCCAAGACTGTCCGTAGTCTTCCGTTTTATAGATGTACGGCTTAAAATCACCTAACAGATAGCGATAGGTAGCAAAGTAGGCTTTGCCTGCCTGATGGGGCGATGGCTCTACCGTTTCTACCCGTCCGCCTCCGGCTAAGCCTTCGGGGGTTACGTTCGCCCACTCTTCCCCGCCGTTGCGGGTTACGTACACCGGGCCATCGTTCGCTCCCGTCCAGATCACTCCGGCTTCCAGCAACGACTCCCGAATGTCGTAGATTGTGCTGTAGAATTCTTCTCCGGTAATATCGCGGGTAATGGGTGAGCCGGAAATTACTTGGGTTTCCGGGGTGAAGGCAGTAAGATCAGGCGAGATCACCTCCCAGGTTTTACCTTCGTCGGTAGTTTTATGTACGTACTGCGAAGTGTGATAAATTACATCTGGGTTATGGGGTGACACATGGATGGGTGACACTCGCTGGAAGCGGAACTTCAGGTCTTTCGGATTGTGACCGTACATATTGGATGCACCTACGTAGTACTGCATCTCTTGTCCGGTACGTTTGTCGTACACCCCAAAACGACCTTTACAGTTGGCGTACACAATATTAGGATCACCCGGCTTGGGTACGGCAGGTCCCGTTTCACAACCGCCGGTATTGATAATATACGAGTTAGAACCTGCCTGTACTCCGTAGGGAGGCAAACTGGGCACAGCAATGGTTGAATAATTATCTTGCTGTCCGGCGTACAGCCAGTAAATAAACTGATCGTCTACATCTACTTGGTAGAGTTCAGCGGTAGGCTGATTAAACTGAGTTGACCAGCTTTCGCCACTATTCAATGTTACGTTTGCCCCACCATCGTTAGACTGTACCCAAATGGAAGTATCGTTAGGGTTAATCCACAGATCGTGATTATCGCCGTGGGGAGTAGGAAGCTTTGTCCAGTCTTTACCGCCATTATCCGATCGGAAAAAGCGAGTAGCACTACCGAATACAATATCGGCATCTAGCGGGTTAGCATCTACATTGCAGTAGTAGAACGGGCGGTCGAGTAATTCTTTTTTGGTGCTTACCAGCGTAAAGCTTTCTCCGGCATCGTCGGAACGGTACAGTCCCCCCTCGCCTACCGGGGCTTCTACTAGCGCGTACAGTCGGTTAGGATCATCAGCAGAAACGGCCAGGTCAATCTTTCCAATAAGGTCGGAAGGTAGCCCTTCGGTTTTTTTCTCCCAGGTATCACCACCATCAGTCGATTTATAAATTCCTCCTTCGGTGCTGCCGCTGATAATCGTCCAGGGCTTACGCTCGGCCCGCCAGAGGGTGGCGTAGAGCACTTGGGCATCATCCGGCTTAAACTCTAGATCTACCGCCCCTACGGTGTCCGAGTGAAATAGCACTTTCTCCCAGCTAGCTCCGCCGTCGGTAGTGCGGAACACCCCTCGCTCTTCGTTAGGGGCAAAGGCGTTACCAATAGCGGCAACAAACGCCCGGTCGGGGTTGCTGGGGTCAATTTCTACCGCGCCAACCTGCCCGGCATTCTTCAGCCCTACAAACTCCCAGCTTTCTCCGGCATTGGTAGATTTATACACTCCCTTTCCAGCGATGACATTGCTACGTAGCCCATCGGAACCCGTACCTACGTAAACAATATCAGGGTTAGAAGCCGCCGCTCGGATGGCCCCGGTAGAGGGAGTATTAAAGTAGCCATCGGAAACGTTGTTCCAGCTTTGCCCGTAATCAGTAGTTTTCCAGACTCCGCCCCCGGAGCTGCCCATATAAAATACGTTAGGCTGCCCGGCAATGCCCGTAACCGTGGTGACCCGCCCGCCCCGCGTGGGGCCTACCGAACGATAATCCATACCACCTAACAGGTTGGCATCTTGAGCGTAGAGCGTGAAACTCAACCCAACCGAAAGTAAGAACGTAAAGGTTTTGGTAAATGAGTGTAGCATAGTAGAATTTTTGAAAATCGTAGGTTCAATAATAATAACATTTTGCGATCAATGCTAATGACGGGGGAAATCTTAGGGTGCGACCGATAAAATATACGATGTAGCTCGGTAACCTTACAGGTTAACCCAGAAAAGAGGCAATTCTGCCGTCAGCGGAAGTATTCTGATCTGGAAAATGACTATTCTGGTCAGAAACCGCACTTTTCTACTCCGGTATGTCACTATTCTGTTGGTATAGCGACTTTTTGAGTGAGATAGCTATGGTTGACAAGGGAAAAATAGATTTTTCTAATTTGAAATATTGTTATACCGATGTTAGAGAGGGTCTTGCGATTGGGAAAATGGTTGTGATGTTAGTATCTATATTTCATTTCTGTCGCTAGGTAGTATGCTATATTCAGATTTGTTGCCTGAAAGTAACACCTATGTTTTAGTAGGTTAGTAGATGTTCATTTTTGTCTTGAAACAAAAACGAACCAAAAAATTCAAGGCAAAAAATCATGCTGCGCTCTGAGCTTACGCGCCCCCCGCAATTTTGCCCGGCCAGCACACCAAGTTGATAGATTAAGTTATAAAGGAATATGAGTAGCTCAACCTATTGTTTTAATGCAATCTGCATTGTATTAGCTTGATGATAGTAACAGAAAAGGCTACTTTTAAAAGTAGTCAATAGTAGATTTTTACCAATAAAAGGAGACGATAAGAATTGCAAGAATCACTGGAAAAATTTGTTAATACTGTAGTTGAGGAGAAAGTTTTTCTCTTTGAAAGAGGTCAGCTAGACTTTAATTATCAAGAGCTTGTAGATAACGAAGTTGTTACAATTGTTGGTGAGGAAATTCAGATTTTGGACTCCCCTATCTTCAGTGAAGCATTCTATACAAAACTGAGTAGCAGGCTTGGAATCACGGTAAATGAAGACTTTAACTCTATTGTTGAGTTTTATCATACAGCATACGAATATTTTCGAGAAGGGAACAAATCAGTATCAGAGTTGCGTAAGCAGATGAAGAATCTTCTCAATAGTTTATTTATTATGACTTATACTATAGAGGAAGACGGGAAACCATTAGAAGATTTTGTTTTTAGTTTAAAAACAAGTGATAATAATGTTTTCATATACGAATTTA
This region of Tunicatimonas pelagia genomic DNA includes:
- a CDS encoding Ser-Thr-rich GPI-anchored membrane family protein codes for the protein MTIIKLIGLMVVGLYLTAGSALAQATDTLSDDDIYLMKSSAERTLQDYASAMRELINPRISKAFRERMISEFVTPGNRQIFVDSAYIVYDYEEEYLPPATMKERPIRTYLNDFNAFYQGNNSQERLNIYYSLRTIHDIEFDGDNYYIILDFESQYGDQLPQPRRATIQLLPQGDQWQALISYVKFNIEGSDPDSDDPSALEELLPQWRIYANRADTLLQNDQLVEAKVLLDSSFAINQEPLTARLMGVYFEEIEELDSAISRYEQSLTLGRELDPEYQDDATEIKIEQLRKFQEEQRLAQQRAEEVARAMPAVTFTRVEDTYKRGKAYTINLSGSSPDPLTLQLYRNNQYVSTLESGLVNSSYTWNVPKTAERGEDYQLFLKKPNVQTGIKSGTFSIKRKTPLGLYIGASVGVGAALYFILRPQDDNNSTIPEPALPTDASLAN
- a CDS encoding WD40/YVTN/BNR-like repeat-containing protein — encoded protein: MLHSFTKTFTFLLSVGLSFTLYAQDANLLGGMDYRSVGPTRGGRVTTVTGIAGQPNVFYMGSSGGGVWKTTDYGQSWNNVSDGYFNTPSTGAIRAAASNPDIVYVGTGSDGLRSNVIAGKGVYKSTNAGESWEFVGLKNAGQVGAVEIDPSNPDRAFVAAIGNAFAPNEERGVFRTTDGGASWEKVLFHSDTVGAVDLEFKPDDAQVLYATLWRAERKPWTIISGSTEGGIYKSTDGGDTWEKKTEGLPSDLIGKIDLAVSADDPNRLYALVEAPVGEGGLYRSDDAGESFTLVSTKKELLDRPFYYCNVDANPLDADIVFGSATRFFRSDNGGKDWTKLPTPHGDNHDLWINPNDTSIWVQSNDGGANVTLNSGESWSTQFNQPTAELYQVDVDDQFIYWLYAGQQDNYSTIAVPSLPPYGVQAGSNSYIINTGGCETGPAVPKPGDPNIVYANCKGRFGVYDKRTGQEMQYYVGASNMYGHNPKDLKFRFQRVSPIHVSPHNPDVIYHTSQYVHKTTDEGKTWEVISPDLTAFTPETQVISGSPITRDITGEEFYSTIYDIRESLLEAGVIWTGANDGPVYVTRNGGEEWANVTPEGLAGGGRVETVEPSPHQAGKAYFATYRYLLGDFKPYIYKTEDYGQSWTLLTDGSNGIPADVPTRVIREDPERAGLLYAGTDNGVYVSFNDGQQWQPFQQNLPVTPITDMKVHDNDLVLSTMGRGFWILDNLAPVRALTSEVASQEVVLFPTNAAYRMHYNATDSSATPMYPTAGLVIDYYLASDAEEVQIEIRNAEQQLVRQFSSSNPVSETADNPRGADQRDMSTEYTSLDYQTVLPDGSGGHRVIWDLRHAGPWHEEISRRGSGGPLVVPGTYEIKLVANGSTYTQTAEVRADPRSLEAISSEDLTAQRDFSLKVRDLLSDIRKLEYDLSMRKGEIDSLMDTGSAKKSMQRELTSIREALEKVSTSEGRYMTPMLADQTSYLYYMLGQADQRPGQDAYERYEALLQQYQGLQSDNSEYVGSW